A stretch of Methanomassiliicoccales archaeon DNA encodes these proteins:
- the xylB gene encoding xylulokinase, whose product MKRKYILAHDLGTTGDKAVLFDVESGQIVGNAFFGYPTNYVSATWAEQDPTEWWRAFCYATREVLARTGISSKEIAVISFSGQMMGCLPVAKNGEPLRAAIIWADQRAIAETQSLLQKIGLEEIYRITGHRLGPAYSAPKIMWLMKHEPQIFEKTYKFLQAKDFIVHRLTHRWVTDHSDACGTGLLDIHHLDWSEKMLAATGIRRELLPDIVPSTTVVGEVVPERAAEADLVAGIPVVIGGGDGVCATAGAGVVYPGIGHIYLGSSAWVAGVSERPVLDPQMRTFTWPHLDPRLFSPNGTMHNAGSSLEWAKETLGSLEIKAAEWLGLNPYDLVELEAQRIPPGCNGLLFLPYLMGERSPYWNPNARGVFLGITRKHTRAHFLRAIYEGVALNLRTIFLALQELGVNFEEMRAIGGGVKSRFWAHILADVFGTPLYITSTPLEATALGAAMAGAVGVGLLSNFNAAAEKFVRVEKAIEPGSSMEVYTRIHTLFLNSYKALRDIFDQLVIEGGVDELA is encoded by the coding sequence ATGAAACGCAAGTACATTTTGGCACATGATCTTGGCACAACTGGGGATAAAGCTGTTCTTTTTGATGTGGAGAGTGGCCAAATTGTGGGAAATGCCTTTTTTGGCTATCCAACTAACTATGTTAGCGCTACATGGGCTGAGCAAGACCCGACTGAATGGTGGCGAGCATTTTGTTATGCAACACGCGAAGTTCTTGCCCGTACCGGAATCTCCTCAAAAGAGATTGCCGTCATCTCATTCTCGGGACAGATGATGGGATGCCTTCCCGTAGCTAAAAATGGAGAACCCCTTCGCGCAGCGATCATTTGGGCTGACCAGCGGGCCATTGCTGAAACCCAGAGCCTTCTCCAGAAGATCGGGCTTGAAGAAATCTACCGGATCACTGGTCACCGATTAGGGCCGGCGTACTCAGCTCCAAAAATTATGTGGCTTATGAAGCATGAACCTCAGATATTTGAAAAAACTTACAAATTTTTGCAGGCCAAAGATTTTATTGTCCATCGGCTTACCCACCGGTGGGTTACTGACCACTCAGACGCCTGTGGGACAGGGCTTTTAGACATCCACCATCTTGATTGGTCGGAAAAAATGCTTGCCGCAACAGGAATACGGCGAGAGCTCCTTCCAGACATTGTCCCCTCTACTACAGTAGTGGGCGAAGTGGTCCCAGAGAGAGCAGCTGAAGCAGACCTCGTTGCTGGAATCCCGGTAGTGATCGGAGGCGGAGACGGGGTATGTGCTACTGCAGGAGCCGGAGTTGTGTACCCTGGAATCGGTCATATCTATCTAGGTTCATCAGCGTGGGTAGCGGGAGTGAGTGAAAGGCCAGTTCTTGACCCGCAGATGCGCACTTTCACCTGGCCTCATCTTGATCCTAGACTTTTTTCCCCAAACGGGACGATGCACAACGCCGGAAGCTCTTTGGAATGGGCGAAAGAAACGTTGGGGTCTTTAGAAATTAAGGCAGCAGAATGGCTTGGACTTAACCCTTACGATCTCGTTGAACTCGAAGCGCAGCGGATTCCGCCGGGATGTAATGGTCTTTTGTTTCTCCCGTACCTGATGGGAGAGCGCAGTCCCTATTGGAACCCGAACGCCCGCGGCGTTTTTCTCGGGATTACACGCAAACACACGCGGGCTCACTTTCTGCGGGCTATTTATGAGGGGGTTGCTTTAAATCTTCGCACTATTTTCTTAGCACTGCAGGAACTGGGGGTTAACTTCGAAGAGATGCGAGCTATCGGCGGTGGTGTCAAAAGCCGCTTTTGGGCTCATATCTTGGCTGATGTCTTTGGAACGCCACTCTATATCACCAGTACGCCGCTAGAAGCCACAGCTTTAGGAGCAGCAATGGCTGGAGCGGTTGGCGTAGGACTGCTTTCGAATTTTAATGCTGCTGCAGAAAAATTTGTGAGGGTTGAAAAAGCGATTGAACCTGGTTCTAGTATGGAGGTTTACACACGCATTCACACATTGTTCCTTAATTCTTACAAAGCACTTCGGGATATTTTCGACCAACTCGTAATTGAAGGAGGTGTTGATGAGCTGGCTTAA
- a CDS encoding carbohydrate ABC transporter permease, whose translation MKRYLIIAGTYAVLIFWALVVIAPLFWLITTSFKEKLDVYLGPKFIPWVDFTPTSRWWIRIFTVEQAALLKPYANSLIVGLSSAFLSTFLGLMAAYALTRFRFHFGFMRNEDILFWIVSQRIMPPIIVVFAIFIMYQTLGLLDTHIGLILVYTVFNLPLSVWILANFLGQIPPSIEEAALVDGASPITILFRVVIPMLFPSLTATFLLCFVFAWNEFLFALILTYSRAQTMPILIASQHFQRGPQWWDISALATLAVLPPVAITIGLQRYFIRGLIPVGK comes from the coding sequence ATGAAGCGATATTTAATAATAGCTGGAACTTATGCAGTTTTGATTTTCTGGGCGTTAGTCGTCATTGCACCTCTTTTTTGGTTGATTACGACTTCTTTTAAAGAAAAACTCGATGTTTATCTAGGCCCGAAATTTATTCCTTGGGTTGATTTTACCCCTACATCGCGTTGGTGGATTCGCATTTTTACAGTAGAACAAGCTGCACTATTAAAACCCTATGCTAATAGCCTCATTGTTGGTTTAAGTAGCGCTTTTTTGTCAACATTTCTAGGACTAATGGCAGCATACGCGTTAACGCGGTTTCGGTTTCATTTTGGTTTTATGCGAAATGAAGACATTCTTTTTTGGATCGTGTCGCAAAGGATTATGCCCCCCATCATCGTTGTGTTTGCTATATTTATTATGTATCAAACATTGGGCTTGCTGGACACACATATAGGTTTAATTCTTGTTTACACTGTTTTTAATTTGCCACTTTCCGTTTGGATCCTAGCTAATTTCTTGGGGCAAATCCCTCCCTCAATAGAAGAAGCAGCCCTAGTCGATGGTGCTTCTCCGATAACAATTTTATTTCGAGTTGTAATTCCTATGTTATTTCCAAGCTTAACAGCCACGTTTTTGCTTTGCTTTGTGTTTGCATGGAATGAGTTTTTATTTGCCCTAATTTTGACATATTCTCGCGCGCAGACTATGCCTATTCTTATAGCCTCTCAACATTTTCAGCGCGGACCTCAGTGGTGGGACATTTCAGCTCTTGCTACTCTGGCGGTTCTTCCTCCTGTTGCTATTACCATCGGCCTACAGCGATACTTCATCAGGGGGCTGATACCTGTTGGGAAGTGA
- a CDS encoding sugar ABC transporter permease has protein sequence MFTLFPFVFTLALVFGRVSFTGGRIAIQFAGISNWVRLFHDQRFWNAVFVTIKIVFIAVFVEYCIGLILALLLYKRPFGCGFFRVLYIIPMLLTPIAVGYTWRMILDVARGPITGILQRIGLQPIGWLVDPKIALYSIIITDIWQWTPFMFLLLYAGLEAIPKEYLEAADVDGATAWRKFLYVIMPLLAPPSIAALLLRSIECFKIVDVIYIMTGGGPGQATESLTLFGYNVGFRAFDLAYGATIAFSLFFMVLIAAMFFTVLTRSLRAIKLE, from the coding sequence TTGTTCACTCTTTTCCCATTCGTATTCACATTAGCCTTGGTTTTTGGGAGGGTATCTTTTACTGGCGGCAGGATAGCGATTCAGTTCGCTGGTATTAGTAATTGGGTTCGTCTTTTTCATGACCAACGATTTTGGAATGCAGTTTTTGTAACCATTAAGATTGTTTTTATAGCAGTTTTTGTAGAATATTGCATTGGCTTAATATTGGCTCTTTTATTATACAAGAGGCCCTTTGGCTGCGGATTTTTTAGGGTACTGTACATTATTCCTATGCTTCTTACCCCCATTGCTGTTGGCTATACTTGGCGAATGATCCTGGATGTTGCTCGAGGTCCAATTACTGGGATATTGCAACGTATAGGCCTACAACCTATAGGTTGGCTGGTAGACCCTAAGATTGCGCTTTACTCTATTATAATCACTGATATATGGCAATGGACTCCTTTCATGTTTCTCTTGCTTTATGCTGGTTTAGAAGCTATTCCTAAAGAATACTTGGAGGCGGCTGACGTCGACGGAGCAACTGCTTGGAGGAAATTTCTCTACGTTATTATGCCTCTTTTAGCACCCCCATCCATTGCGGCGTTGCTCTTGCGTAGCATTGAGTGTTTCAAAATTGTTGATGTAATATACATCATGACTGGAGGAGGTCCAGGACAGGCCACTGAGAGCCTTACACTTTTTGGATATAATGTTGGTTTTAGGGCTTTCGATCTTGCATATGGTGCGACGATTGCCTTCAGCTTATTTTTTATGGTTTTAATTGCAGCAATGTTTTTTACGGTGCTAACGAGAAGCTTAAGGGCTATTAAGTTGGAATAA
- a CDS encoding sugar ABC transporter substrate-binding protein, with the protein MMRKIVIASLVVLIGLVGVAAARKYEGVVITVFTQTPPYIAKPVMMFAPDWEKATGAKIVLVTAPWGELYPKMYASFGLAEAAFDVVIFPSAWLPDFAAAGFLVPLDEFIAKDPYIQWNDILPIYRERIVSWGGKIYAVPVDGDCHIFYYRKDALENPEYQAKFKEKYGYDLPVPPKTWKQVRDIAEFFNGWDWDGDGQIEYGVVEPRRYAGQADWCFFSRTVGYVALPGQPGGLFFDPETMAPRINSPGHVRALEDYVEIMKYGVPGMINMDSGEIRSVFAAGLAAMAIDWGDIGVISEVGEESTVRGKVGYAVLPGSDEVWDFSKGTWVKLPEPNQAGYLAFGGWVAAIAHNSKHIEAAYDFISYLARPDNSYVSVTTPETGFNPYRYSHFEKLSGWIGMGFSREAAEAYLKAILDTISHPNAQPDLRIPGQARYFEAVDRALSRVVAGELTPKAALDEVAKIWDQITNELGRDKQLLYYRLSLGLPPK; encoded by the coding sequence ATGATGCGGAAAATTGTTATCGCGAGCTTGGTGGTGTTGATTGGCTTGGTTGGAGTGGCGGCTGCTCGGAAGTATGAGGGTGTTGTTATCACTGTTTTTACGCAGACCCCACCATATATCGCTAAACCGGTCATGATGTTCGCTCCCGACTGGGAGAAGGCAACAGGAGCAAAGATTGTTCTTGTCACTGCTCCTTGGGGAGAACTGTATCCCAAGATGTACGCCTCGTTCGGGCTGGCGGAGGCCGCATTTGACGTAGTGATCTTCCCTTCAGCATGGCTCCCAGATTTTGCAGCTGCAGGATTCCTCGTGCCTTTGGATGAGTTTATTGCCAAGGACCCTTACATTCAGTGGAATGACATTCTTCCCATTTATCGTGAGCGTATCGTCAGCTGGGGGGGTAAAATTTATGCAGTTCCAGTAGATGGAGATTGCCATATTTTCTACTATCGCAAAGACGCTCTTGAGAACCCTGAATATCAAGCCAAATTCAAGGAAAAATATGGTTATGATCTTCCAGTGCCACCGAAAACGTGGAAACAGGTACGCGATATAGCGGAGTTCTTCAATGGGTGGGATTGGGATGGTGATGGTCAAATCGAGTACGGCGTGGTCGAACCTCGTCGCTACGCTGGTCAGGCTGACTGGTGTTTCTTCTCTCGCACAGTGGGGTACGTCGCATTGCCTGGCCAGCCTGGTGGCCTTTTCTTTGATCCAGAAACTATGGCACCCCGTATCAATTCACCCGGACATGTTCGCGCTTTGGAAGACTATGTCGAGATCATGAAATATGGTGTTCCGGGTATGATCAACATGGACTCCGGAGAAATTCGTAGTGTATTTGCTGCTGGACTTGCTGCCATGGCCATTGACTGGGGCGATATCGGCGTGATCTCCGAAGTCGGTGAAGAGTCTACTGTAAGAGGCAAGGTTGGGTATGCAGTGCTTCCCGGATCTGATGAAGTCTGGGACTTTTCTAAGGGAACCTGGGTGAAACTGCCTGAACCGAATCAAGCTGGCTATCTCGCTTTCGGCGGCTGGGTTGCCGCCATTGCTCACAACAGCAAGCATATTGAAGCTGCTTATGACTTCATTTCATACCTTGCTCGACCTGACAACAGCTATGTAAGTGTGACTACGCCTGAAACCGGTTTTAACCCCTATCGTTACTCACACTTTGAGAAATTGTCGGGTTGGATTGGCATGGGATTCAGCAGAGAGGCAGCTGAAGCCTACCTGAAAGCCATACTGGACACTATTAGCCACCCGAACGCGCAGCCTGATCTGCGGATCCCTGGCCAAGCTCGTTACTTCGAAGCTGTGGACAGAGCGTTGTCTCGGGTAGTGGCAGGTGAACTTACTCCGAAAGCCGCTCTAGACGAGGTAGCAAAAATTTGGGATCAAATAACCAATGAATTGGGTCGCGACAAGCAGCTTCTTTACTATAGGCTCTCACTAGGGTTGCCTCCTAAGTAG
- a CDS encoding IclR family transcriptional regulator, which yields MKKLARELEVNAHLAVLYEDEVLYLDREEAAPSVVIPSVIGRRVPPHCTALGKILLAYDYEALERILAKGSLPALTPNTITNPEVLKRELERVRSQGYAMDWEEFHEGTICVAAPVRNYRGRVVAAISVSLPKTRLTHDPLDRFVQAVTVAAHEVSRFLGHAG from the coding sequence TTGAAAAAACTGGCGCGGGAGCTTGAAGTGAACGCCCATTTGGCCGTTCTTTATGAGGATGAAGTTTTGTATTTGGATCGAGAGGAGGCGGCGCCAAGCGTAGTGATCCCCTCCGTGATTGGCCGGCGGGTTCCGCCTCATTGTACAGCGCTAGGGAAAATACTTCTAGCTTATGATTATGAAGCACTTGAGCGCATTTTGGCCAAAGGGTCTTTGCCTGCCCTTACGCCTAATACCATAACGAACCCCGAAGTTTTGAAGAGGGAGTTAGAGCGAGTACGGTCTCAAGGCTATGCTATGGATTGGGAAGAGTTTCACGAGGGAACCATCTGTGTGGCTGCGCCAGTACGAAATTATCGGGGCCGCGTGGTGGCCGCAATATCCGTATCCTTACCCAAAACCAGATTAACACATGATCCTTTAGACCGATTCGTGCAGGCTGTTACTGTTGCAGCCCATGAAGTTTCCCGGTTTTTGGGTCATGCGGGGTAA
- a CDS encoding helix-turn-helix domain-containing protein, protein MLEFFNGVEQGLSLSEIAQRLGAKPGSVYPIVYTLHKFGYLERDPETKAVQTGTANLGVSQSDFVFFGHPGEGETCIEKTGAGA, encoded by the coding sequence GTGTTAGAGTTTTTCAATGGGGTTGAACAGGGGCTAAGTCTTTCCGAGATAGCCCAGCGCTTGGGAGCTAAACCCGGGAGCGTCTACCCAATCGTTTATACCTTGCACAAATTTGGGTATCTCGAGCGAGATCCCGAGACCAAAGCGGTACAAACTGGGACTGCGAATCTTGGCGTTAGCCAATCAGATTTTGTCTTCTTTGGACATCCGGGAGAAGGCGAAACCTGTATTGAAAAAACTGGCGCGGGAGCTTGA
- a CDS encoding RNA chaperone Hfq → MAKPEVREWVPEEGKPAEREKPPKPKHTEKSFVGKKVLIRFMDGSTLTGTILEFHTYTFAVETDGTPILIYKHAVKTIEKRSESGSG, encoded by the coding sequence ATGGCGAAACCCGAGGTTCGGGAATGGGTGCCGGAAGAGGGCAAACCCGCGGAGCGGGAAAAGCCGCCGAAGCCCAAGCACACGGAGAAGAGCTTTGTGGGGAAGAAGGTCCTGATCCGGTTCATGGATGGCTCCACCCTCACCGGGACGATCCTGGAGTTCCACACCTATACCTTTGCCGTAGAGACCGACGGAACCCCAATCCTCATCTACAAGCACGCGGTGAAAACGATCGAGAAGCGCTCTGAGTCAGGCAGTGGATGA